The following nucleotide sequence is from Coffea eugenioides isolate CCC68of chromosome 10, Ceug_1.0, whole genome shotgun sequence.
AGCTGGTCAGACAGTACAGGTTTTGCCATGACATACTTAATGGGATTAGACTTGGATATGAGTCAGACAGTGTGTGtttgaaaataatgttttaacTTCTGGATGGCAAATATAAGCGCCAAACACAACTTCTCAACGGGTGAGTAATTCAACTCATTAGATGTCATCATCCGACTCAAGTAATACAGCGCATTCTCCTTACCTTTATCATTTTCCTGAGCAAGTAAGGCCCCAACCGACCGTTCTTGAGTAGAAATATAGAGGATCAATGGTTTACCTGAAATTAGCGCAGTTAACACAGAGGGATTCATGAGTTACATTTTAATACTTATAAAAGCATTTCTACAAGTTTCATCCCACTCGAAAGATACCCTTTTTTCATCAATCTACTGAAAGGTTGGCATCGTCTAAccaaattagagataaacctCTGGATGTAAGCCAATTTTCCTTGAAAACTCTTCAACTCATGGATATTTCATGGTTCATGCATATTCATAATGGCATCAATTTTAGATCGATCGACCTCTATTCCCCGTTGATGAACGATGAAATCGAGAAACTTGCCAGAAGTGACTCCGAATGCACACTTCAAAGGATTCATCTTTAGTTGGTATTTCCGAAGGCGTTGAAAAACTTTTCGaaagtcttgaatatgatcttctcgcttctttgatttcaccacaaGATCATCAACGTAACACTCCACATTTCTATGAAGCATATGATCAAAAATTCTTTGCATTGCCCTTTGATATGTTACTTCGCcatttttcaagccaaacgACATTACTTTATAACAATAAATTCTCTTGGGAGTGCGAAAGGCAGTGAGCTCCTCGTCCTCTACTGTCATGCGTATTTGATTATAACCAAATGATCCATCGAGAAAAGATAGTGCTCATATCCTGTTGTAGCATCTATGTCAATTCTGTGATGGGGAATGGAAAATCATCTTTGGGGCAAACCTCATTTAAGTCccaaaaatcaacacaaattcGGATTTGCCCATTTTTCTTCCTCACAGGGACGATGCTTGAAATTCATATTGGATATTTTACTTCCCGTATGAATTCAGTTTCAATCAATTTGGGTCGAAAGCGTCTTTGAATTTGGTTGACAGGTTTTGTTCCTCGCTTGATAGATAAATTATGAACAGCGATCATTGGATCCAAAGCAGGTATTTCTGAATAATTCCAGGCAAAAACATCCATGAATTCGAGCAGCAAATTAACataccttttctcttcttcatgaGTCATGCAAGAACTTATGTAAATTGGGTGAGGGTCATCACTCGTGCCAAGGttaatttcttttaacataTTGACTGTATTTTTTACTCCTTATTCAAATTGTAGGAGCGTCATCcgtatcttcttctttttctttaggATCACTGATCGTAATATAATGGCAAGAAGCAATACTTTCTTGACCCTGTTCTTCAAAGATGGTTTCGATTCTTACGTTAAACAAGCTTTCATAATGCATAAAGAAATTAGAAACTCTTTTTCTCGGACCATTCTTCTTTATTGGAGTAAGATTTTCTTTCTTGATAACTTGGTACTCTTATTTTTTACTGCCTAATCTCTCATAGACGGGCGGTTTCAAATTCTTCAATTGCGGGCCAATTCTATCAAATACAGAAGTACGTTTCGACTTATTTTCCAATCTATCGAAAATAGATCTCTTTCGCCTTGTAACTTCCATTTCTTCGTTCACATAATTATAACTTGCCCTTTTGATCATTATACGAACAGGAAAAGACGGTTGATAACCAAGACCCATCGACAAACTTTCAACATTATATCctctttctttcaacattttttGCCTAGGTATCAATCCATGAGTCTTTTCGCCAGTCATTTCAGGAGAAAGTTTGCCCAATGTATTCTTCTCATTTGGGTTATAACCCGTCTTAATAAGAAATCTATATGCGTTTtgatcaaaaccttcttgagTTCGATTAGTTGATAGTGAGTAATGTTTCACTGCAGGTGCTTCTTTGGGACGGACAAACCCTTGCAAGTTTGCTTTCTCACTTTTAACAAACTCTATTTTAGTGAGCGGAACATTTAATGCGTTATTTCGGATAAAAGAAGACTGAccttcttctctctttgatTTTGAAATATAATGCAAAatggatattttgaaatattgaCTTTCTTTCCTTactgattcttttttttttttgtttctttttgaagaTAAAATTTGACGTCGGCAAAGTGAGTTTCGGCCTCAGTAAAAGATTTATCATCGGCAGTAACTTTCTTAATTATACCATCTTTATAATATTTGAAACATTGATGAAAAGTAGAcggtataatttcattctcatgAATTCAGGGTCTTCCCAAGAGCATGTTATAAGAAGTTTTGACGTCAATAATATGAAACAACGCACTTGAACACAACTCACCAATGAGCAATTCAAGTCTAATTTGAACACAACTCACCAATGAAACAACGCACTTGAACACAACTCATCATCGATGATTTATCAtcgattttgagtttttttctcaaattcagtGCTAATTTGTGCGACTTGAAGATTTTCAGCCTTGATGACATGACAAGAAGTAGAATTATCATCATCGTCACTTAAATACCCCTTGAGCATAAATTCTCTCAGTGTCACAGGTTGTCAAACCTTTTGAAGCAGTGGATGATTTGAAAAGACTAGTGTTAGGATCactcctttttatttctttgttaCATTTCGTTGTTTCATTGTCACTTTAACTTTTGTCGAACGAATGCTTTTCGAAAAGATGTACTTCTTTATCTTTGGTTTGCTAGTCCCCTTTCAAGTGACTAAAGTCCATCCCTCATTATCAATAACATTTTCAAttgaagatttttcaaactctcttTTTACAAACAGAGCACTGCTTGATGTGGATGGAATTTCTATCAGACAACACACAGAcccaaatattattattatttgatttgcCGATACTTTATCCTTCTCGAGGAGGATTTTTCTTGATGGACTAATTCCataattttgtccttaaaaataAAGCATTTTGTGAGAGGGTGGCCAATCAGGAGATGATAACAGCAATAATTTGGATCATTAACTGACCGGCTTCCTCTGAGCGCTTCATTTCGGGAAGTTCAAGGAATTTCTTCTTGAAAAGATCATCAAACATCCATTGTAAATCAAATTCAAGGAATGTgtattctttttcttgcatCTCTTTCAAAGTGGGTCATCTCATCGGCTTGTTTTGGGAGGAATCTAACTTCGCAGTGACCTTTCGGCTCACTTTGGTAGCAATTTTTATGAGAGCTGTGTTTATTGTCATGGACTCTTTATTACTGAGTTTTGAAGGAAGCTTGgccccttttttattttcttgtctttcaTTGCTTTGACGATGGGGTTGCACTCGCGGAGCTTGAATAGGAAACCCATCAGTTGCATTGGCCATGATATTTAATTCCATATCATGAACACTAGTAGCTAATTCTTCAAATGTGTTTGAACGTATACCTTGTAGAATATAACTTAAGATCCAATGCATTTCTCGGATGCACATTTCTATGGCAGAGGGTTCAGACAGTCTATCTTTGCAGTTAAGACTCAAACTCCTCCACCTATCGATGTAGTTGACCACAGGTTCATCCTTCCATTGGCGAATATTAGTCAATTCCAGCATACTAACGGTTCTTCTAGTGCTGTAAAAGCGATTCAAGAACTCTTGCTCCAGTTGTTCCCAACTGTCGATGGACCCCGGTATGAAATCAGTGTACCAATCAAATGTGTTGCCCTTCAGGGACCGAACAAATTGTTTGACTAGCAAATCACCATAGGTTCCAGCGTTATTGCAGGTCTCGACGAAATGGGCTACATGTTGTTTTGGACTGCCTTTTCCATTGAACTGTTGAAATTTAGGCGGTTGAAATCCAGCAGGCATTGATAGGTTGTCAATTCTAGCAGTGTAAGGCTTGGAGGAGGTAAAGCTTGACTTTGAGCCACCCTTCTTTTTGTCCTTAATCACGTCttcaacaagttccttcaatTATTCTACGGGGATAGTTTTCTCGGCGGTCACATATACTTCCTTCACCTTGTATTTGCCTTTAGATAAGGAAATTTCACACGCATGGTACTCCTTAGTGTTCACATGGCTTTCTTCAGGAGCGTGATCTTTTTGAGTGAGCAGTTGAGCGATAAGAGCATCTTGGTCCTTAATGTGTTTCATCATGGTTTCTATCATTTTAGACATATTCGAAACTTGTTCTTCAAGACTTAAAGTGTTTGTCATCATTGCAAGCATTGCAGCAGAAGAAGCAACAGAATCTTCcatagaaaattttgattgaaaAGTTTCATGTGAAAAGGCCGATCCAGTGCTTGATGAATCATCATTATGCTTAGAAAATTTGGACCCGGATCCAAATTCGAGCATGGCAAGAGCCTTCTCAATCGAGGCAGGAATGTCTTTGATCCCCACCGTGAAAGAATAGCTCATTGGTGATGTTGAACTAAAGACGGAAGTTGACATCGATGGAGCTTCCATGTTACTTTGGGTGGAAGTTCTCGTCATACTCCTTGTTACAGGTCCAATAGCACGAGTACTGGTGACAACATGTGCAACTTCCTGAACAGATTTGGTATTTGTAGCCTTGGAACGAGTAGTCATGGACTTGTTGTTCTTTAGTACCATTGGTGATATATATAGTTGAATATTCGAGAAGAAGAGATAGAAGGCAGAGATGGGTCCCACTGGACGTGCCAAAACTTTGTACGGaattaaaatttcaagtctgtaaaacgacaagaaaaaagaaatacacgacaaatatgtaatatataaatttaagaaaatatatGGGTTCAATCTTTGAAATTTTCTCGAACTTATAGAGAGATTTcttcgattcttctcctcgaacgCCAATCCAAAGGCTTCGCACCTTGTTTTTGGATCAATcaccgattccttcaaatcttgaaatggaagatttgaagaacttgaaaatATTTGGAGGTTCAAACCTTGATATATGGAAGACTTGAAGAGCTTGAAGACCCAGACTTTCGTAATTTGGAGCTTCACTATTTGAGTGTATGAGATACCTCCTGATGTCCTTGATTTGGTAGAGAGACCCCTATTTATAGCTGTGGTATGAGGTAGAGGTTGAAAATCTGTATACCACTTTACTTGTCTTACAAGACatgcagtcatattaggactgtgccaacttaaatattatctcttaattttatatttactaataaagagataatactaATAAATAATTTCTTGATTAGTCAAACTTGTAGGGACTCATGAAGTGGCACCATTTGATTGGACAagctattgcagtatataagaaatacatacaaattaaacaactctaaatattatctctttaataagaaataaatatttagatatctATCCAATAGACATGTgacatgatatgatttggttggcgGAGACATCCCAGTAATTTCAATTGATTTGAATACCTCAACTCGACACGTGGcaaaatataattggccatttaataaccaatttttccaaatgtACATGACATACGGCAATATCCGATTGGATAGAAATAAGccacaaaaaataatttatagaccaatggtaactttaagaattaattaaaattccattgtctacacTAACTTCAAACCAAGCATGCATCCAAATTTCTCTAAAGtatatggaaaagaaaaagtttgaaGTTTTTAAGTCACATTACCTTATTTTCCTACAAAACAAATAGGAAAGTTAGCTctccttccttttcctttttcctcaaTCCCGACTTGGAGAATGGTCAGCTTCCTATCTTCCTTTACTCACTGATTCTCTCGGTTGAAGCAAAGATACAAGACACCAAGTTTCCTCCCAACTTTTTCTAGTTTCACTCAGCTGGAACAAGGAAGCAAGATTCTAGATTTCCTCTCAACTCTCTCTACTTTTCTCTCAACTAAATGGAGCAAGACAAAGGAAACTTTCActaatttttttctctctcggCTAAATGAAGCAAGGCAAGGAAAATTTGGACTAAAGAAGTTTAAGTCTTTTGCATGGTATTGACACTTGGCATATAGTCATCAATCCACTTGTCAAGTATACATAAATTGTCAAGAGTTATTCTAATAATTATTCCACATTTTTTTATTATCATGTTATGTCCCTATCAATTTCTTATTCTAGTTAGTGTTAATTCTTATAAGGGTTAATTTTACAGTAATTTAAGGTACAATCAAGTTGTTTAATCACAAGAAACAGGTAAATTTATAAGTTAAATACTAACAAGCAGATTGTAAtacattcaaattttaaatgaaaataTAGATTACACAGATAATTTTCGGGCcctcacactctcttccccttaaaagaatttcgacctaaCGACTCTTGAAACTGTTAATTGCTTAACTGTCAATGTTACCTGTGCATGACCGTACTTGGGGCCAAACCCCATTGACAGTCGGCCTATTCAAGCCAGTAATGGATTTGGTCGAATAGGTCAATCGTCTTTGGATACCGTttattggtatactcgagtattacctactGAGGTGATCACCAAACACTGGAAGAAGGAGATTGTTGGATACTGTTTACTTGGGGATGTGACATTGAATTACTGATTGGAGTAAGTGCTACATCTCAAAACGGACAGGAGCCACCTCTAGAGTCCGTATCAGTACTGTATCCTTTCATATTAAATGTGTTACTTGTTTTGATCATTACTTGTTGTAACTTGTTTATTTGTTGGGTTGTGAACTCTGTGATTCTGTTGGATTGTTTGGTTTAATTAGAACCTCCCTGGACAATAGCTCAACTCTTAtagttgttttccttacaggagtggaAGACAAATATAAAGAGAAGCTGGTAGTATAAGTTCGAAACTTAAAATTGTGCTTAGGTGAATTTTGTATTTATGCCGATTTTCTTTTAAGGGGTGTACATATTAAATTATGTAGTTTAGAACAATTTTTGCTTTTGATGGAGTATATACTCAAGTGTGAATGGTTTATTAGTAGTTTAGTCTATATGAATGTTACCTCTTAAGTTAATGTGAGTAAATTCTGATACGAGTCAAGCAAGTGATCTGCTAAATCCTAGGATTCGCCCTAGGGTAAGGTGGGAGTGTCGCAGGAGAAGGCTGTAGGGAGGGGTGGGAAggtgtaaaaaataaaaatgaatttggATACTATAGTGAGAAAAGAGCACGAAGAAATTCAGAGGACTAAAATGATATAAACCTCCTGTTATTGAGgcaacttttgtaatttttaaattttcaagcAACTCCATCATACCTTTCCATAAAGATAACAGAGTCACCAATACTCCACTCGCCCCAAGtcaatgaatcaattaaattaacaaaaatttctacaaaCAAGAGAATCCAACAAAACCCAGAAAACCcaaagaaaattgaagaaaaaccATGGAATTTGAGGTGAGAGTGGTAGGAGGAATAGAGAGCTGCTTTGCTTCTCTGCCACTTTCTTTAATCCATACTCTTCAATCCACCTCTATCTCCGGTTCCCTCCCTCCACTTCTCCCTCTTGAACTTCGTTCAATCCGCAATCATGATAAACTCTGGCATGTTTCTTGGTCTGGGTGTGCTTCATCTTCTTCAGCCATAGAGGTAAAGTTCCAATCTTTATTGGGGTTTTCCCTTAAAGTTTGAATTTTCTTCTGATTTTCTTTTCTGTGTTTTTTCGGATTTAGATTGCTCAGCTGTATG
It contains:
- the LOC113750841 gene encoding uncharacterized protein LOC113750841; this encodes MPAGFQPPKFQQFNGKGSPKQHVAHFVETCNNAGTYGDLLVKQFVRSLKGNTFDWYTDFIPGSIDSWEQLEQEFLNRFYSTRRTVSMLELTNIRQWKDEPVVNYIDRWRSLSLNCKDRLSEPSAIEMCIREMHWILSYILQGIRSNTFEELATSVHDMELNIMANATDGFPIQAPRVQPHRQSNERQENKKGAKLPSKLSNKESMTINTALIKIATKVSRKVTAKLDSSQNKPMR